TAAAGTTCATTGGCAAGGCAACTGCCCCTGCCAGCAAACCTCTCACGAAAAGGTTTCAAAATAGCCTTTCAAAAGCGCGTGAAATCGTATCTTGAGGCCTTGAAACCCTTTTGACCCTCCCCAAATCCAGTGCAGGAAGGCCGGTGACGGCCAAAGGCACGCCCTGCCAGGGCGCTCTGCCTGAAGCAGGGCGGGCAACCAGGCGTGTCCATCCACCCTTAATTCAAGGATCGACGAAGCACATGAGCAAAATCATTGGCATCGACCTCGGCACTACCAACTCTTGCGTTGCGGTGCAGGAAGGCGACAAAACAAAAGTCATTCCCAACGCTGAAGGTCAAGCCACAACCCCTTCCGTTGTGGGCTTCACCAAAAACGGCATCCTGGTTGGCCAGGCCGCCAAGCGCCAGGCCGTGACTAACCCCCTCAACACCATTTTCTTCGTCAAGCGCCTTGTTGGCCGCAAGTTCAGCGACCCTGAAGTGCAGGAAGACATGAAGCTGGTGCCCTATAAAATCATCTCAGGCCCCAACGGTGACGCCTGGGTTGAGGTTGAGGGCAAGGAGTACTCCCCAGCGCAGATTTCCGCCTATGTGCTGAAAAAACTCAAGGAGGATGCTGAAGCCTACCTTGGCCATGAAGTCAAGGAAGCCGTCATCACCTGCCCGGCCTACTTCAACGATGCCCAGCGCCAAGCCACCCGTGACGCTGGCAAGATTGCCGGCCTTGACGTCAAGCGCATCATCAACGAGCCGACTTCCGCCGCCCTGGCCTACGGCCTGGAGAAGCAGAACGCTGGCCACGTCGTGGTCTACGACCTTGGTGGCGGCACCTTTGACGTCTCCATCCTGGATGTGGCCGATGGCACCATCGAGGTGATGTCCACCAACGGTGACACCTTCCTGGGTGGCGTTGACTTCGACATGGCTGTGGTCAAGTGGCTCATCGAGACCTTCAAGGAGAAAGAGGGCATCGACCTGAGCGGCGACAAAATGGCCATGCAGCGCCTGATGGAAGCCGCCGAGAAGGCCAAGATCGAGCTCTCTTCCGCCATGGAGACCGAGATCAACCTGCCCTTCATCACCGCTGACGCCACAGGTCCTAAACACCTGGTCATCACCCTGACCCGCGCTAAGCTGGACGCCCTGTGCGAGCCACTTGCCAAGAAGACCCTGGGCCCCTGCAAGAAAGCGCTTGAAGACGCCGACCTGACGGTCAAGGACATCAAGGGCGTGATTTTGGTCGGTGGCCAGACTCGTATGCCCCTCATCATTGAGACGGTGAAGGAGTTCTTCGGCAAGAACCCTGAGCGCAACGTTAACCCTGATGAAGTCGTTGCCATTGGTGCCGCCATTCAGGGTGCCATCCTGAAAGGTGACGTCAAGGACGTCCTGCTGCTGGACGTCACGCCGCTTTCGCTGGGCATTGAGACCCTGGGTGGCGTGATGACGCGCCTCATTGACCGCAACACCACCATCCCAACGCAGAAGAGCCAGACCTTCTCCACTGCTGAGGACAACCAGCCTGCCGTGACCATCAAGGTCTACCAGGGCGAGCGTGAACTGGCTGCCGACAACAAGCTGCTTGGCGAGTTCAACCTCAACGACATTCCGCCCGCGCCGCGTGGCACGCCGCAGATTGAAGTGACCTTTGACGTTGACGCCAACGGCATCGTCAATGTTTCTGCCAAAGACAAGAAGACCGGCAAGGAGCAGAAGATCACCATCCAGGCGCAGTCTGGCTTGACGGACGTTGACATCGACAAGATGATCAAGGACGCCGAAGCCAACGCTGAGCAGGACAAGAAGCGCCGTGAGCTGATCGAGCAGCGCAACATCGCCGATTCCCTCATCCACCAGACCCGCAAGGCCCTGGAGGAAGGTGGCGACAAAGTTGCCGCTGATGTGAAGGCTGAGGCCGAGAAAGCCATTGAGGAAGCCGAGGCCGCCAAGGGCGGTGAGGACATCGAAGCCATCAAGAAGGCCGCTGGCCTCCTGCAGGCCGCGATGACCAAGGTTGCCCAGGCTGAGGGTCCCAAAGCTGAAGCCGAAGCCAAGGCTGAGGAAAAAGCGGACGTGGTCGATGCGGAGTTCGAGGAGCTCCCTGACGACGAGCAGAAGAAATAAGTTCTTCGCTTGCTGGTGCTCCCCCTTGTTTGGTGGGGGCACTAGCCCCTGTGAGGGAGGCGCTGCGCCAGCACCCTGAGTGGTTGCTGGCACAGCGCCTTTTTCATGCGCGCGGTTTTATCAAGCGCGCTGAATGGCCAATGGCCCCAGGCGCTTTCCAAAATCCATGCGTTGCACATCATCCCCCATGACCCCATCTACAACCCACAGATCAGATCATGATCATCCAGCCCCCTTCCGTTCACCAGCACAAGGACGAGCCTGAACGCCATGGCAACCCGCATTGATTATTACCAGATTCTTGAAGTTTCCCGGACGGCAAGCGGGGCCGAGATCAAGAAGGCCTTCCGGCGCCAGGCCCTGCGCTGGCATCCGGACCGCAACCCCGACAACCCCGAGGCTGAACGCAAGTTCCGTGAAATCAATGAAGCTTATGAAGTCCTCAAGGACGATCAGAAACGGGCTGCCTATGACCATTACGGCCCAGAGGCCTTCCAGAATGGCGGTTCCGGTGGCAACCCGTTCGGCGGGGGTAATCCTTTTGGCGGTGGCAACCCCTTTGGCGGTATGGGTGGCGCCGCTGGATTGGGGGATTTGTTTGAACAGATGTTCGGCGCTGCAGGCGGCATGGGTGGCGCTGGGCCCAAAGCGCGCCAGCGCGCCACCAAAGGCGCTGATGTTCAAGTTAACGTGAACATCACATTGGAAGAGGCCTTCAGCGGCACCACTAAGAACGTTCCCCTCTACCTGCGCCAGGAATGCAGTGTTTGTGAAGGTAGCGGTTCCTCCGTTAAGGGGGAGCGCCGCGAAACCTGCCCCACATGCCGTGGGCGCGGCGCCGTTCGGGCCCAGCAGGGCTTTTTCATCATGCAGCGCGCTTGCCCTGAATGCCATGGGGCTGGCCATGTGGTGAAGCACCCTTGCACCCATTGCGATGGCACGGGCGTTGCCGAAGCTGAGAAAACCCTTTCCGTAGACATCCCCCCTGGCGTGGAGAACGGCACCCGCATGCGCTTGGCGGGCCAAGGGGAAGCGGGCCAGGATGGCCACCCAGCTGGTGACCTTTACATCATTGTCGGTGTGGAGGAAGACGCCCGTTTCCAGCGCCAGGGGCAGGACTTGCACTGCCATGAGCGCATCG
The sequence above is drawn from the Formicincola oecophyllae genome and encodes:
- the dnaK gene encoding molecular chaperone DnaK, with product MSKIIGIDLGTTNSCVAVQEGDKTKVIPNAEGQATTPSVVGFTKNGILVGQAAKRQAVTNPLNTIFFVKRLVGRKFSDPEVQEDMKLVPYKIISGPNGDAWVEVEGKEYSPAQISAYVLKKLKEDAEAYLGHEVKEAVITCPAYFNDAQRQATRDAGKIAGLDVKRIINEPTSAALAYGLEKQNAGHVVVYDLGGGTFDVSILDVADGTIEVMSTNGDTFLGGVDFDMAVVKWLIETFKEKEGIDLSGDKMAMQRLMEAAEKAKIELSSAMETEINLPFITADATGPKHLVITLTRAKLDALCEPLAKKTLGPCKKALEDADLTVKDIKGVILVGGQTRMPLIIETVKEFFGKNPERNVNPDEVVAIGAAIQGAILKGDVKDVLLLDVTPLSLGIETLGGVMTRLIDRNTTIPTQKSQTFSTAEDNQPAVTIKVYQGERELAADNKLLGEFNLNDIPPAPRGTPQIEVTFDVDANGIVNVSAKDKKTGKEQKITIQAQSGLTDVDIDKMIKDAEANAEQDKKRRELIEQRNIADSLIHQTRKALEEGGDKVAADVKAEAEKAIEEAEAAKGGEDIEAIKKAAGLLQAAMTKVAQAEGPKAEAEAKAEEKADVVDAEFEELPDDEQKK
- the dnaJ gene encoding molecular chaperone DnaJ, with the translated sequence MATRIDYYQILEVSRTASGAEIKKAFRRQALRWHPDRNPDNPEAERKFREINEAYEVLKDDQKRAAYDHYGPEAFQNGGSGGNPFGGGNPFGGGNPFGGMGGAAGLGDLFEQMFGAAGGMGGAGPKARQRATKGADVQVNVNITLEEAFSGTTKNVPLYLRQECSVCEGSGSSVKGERRETCPTCRGRGAVRAQQGFFIMQRACPECHGAGHVVKHPCTHCDGTGVAEAEKTLSVDIPPGVENGTRMRLAGQGEAGQDGHPAGDLYIIVGVEEDARFQRQGQDLHCHERIAMTLAALGGETDVTLIEGTKGRLQVPAGTGNGALLRLRGKGMPALSGGARGDLIVHVQVDVPRDLTAKQRELLEAFRELENPAAAAEEGAASQSATESGGADAPAKEKPSLLQRWFGTPEAED